In the Streptomyces fradiae ATCC 10745 = DSM 40063 genome, one interval contains:
- a CDS encoding DUF4240 domain-containing protein encodes MDETEFWEIVDSTREAAEGDPDDHAELLVEHLVRLDPDAVLDFARHFEARFQRTYTWDLWAAAAVLLGGAGEDAFDAFRCWLIGRGREVFEGAVHDPEALAELLEDFDPAVDGDGEEIGFAADEAYEALTGVETPDLGLAPPPPEPVGDPLDVTDDSTLAERLPRLWDRFGG; translated from the coding sequence ATGGACGAGACGGAGTTCTGGGAGATCGTCGACTCGACCCGCGAGGCCGCCGAGGGCGACCCGGACGACCACGCCGAGCTGCTGGTGGAGCACCTGGTGCGGCTCGACCCGGACGCCGTGCTGGACTTCGCCCGCCACTTCGAGGCCCGCTTCCAGCGCACGTACACCTGGGACCTGTGGGCGGCCGCCGCGGTCCTGCTGGGCGGGGCCGGGGAGGACGCCTTCGACGCGTTCCGGTGCTGGCTGATCGGCCGGGGCCGGGAGGTGTTCGAGGGCGCGGTGCACGACCCGGAGGCGCTCGCCGAGCTGCTGGAGGACTTCGACCCGGCGGTGGACGGGGACGGGGAGGAGATCGGCTTCGCGGCGGACGAGGCGTACGAGGCGCTGACCGGCGTGGAGACACCCGACCTGGGGCTCGCCCCGCCGCCCCCCGAACCGGTGGGCGACCCGCTCGACGTGACCGACGACTCCACCCTGGCGGAGCGCCTGCCCCGCCTGTGGGACCGCTTCGGCGGGTAG
- a CDS encoding GNAT family N-acetyltransferase: MIPSPIRAARPDDADALSLLDHATWSTRHAVTPRPQPPFDPFFDADHRPEDYLVADLGAGPVGYIRLGFPTRLACNRHVRQIQGLAVAEEARGRGLARALLRAACDEARRRGATRLTLRVLGHNAPARALYASEGFAVEGVLPGEFLLDGAYVDDVFMGRSLTT, translated from the coding sequence ATGATCCCGTCTCCGATACGCGCCGCGCGGCCCGACGACGCCGACGCCCTGAGTCTGCTCGACCACGCCACCTGGTCGACGCGGCACGCCGTGACGCCGCGCCCGCAGCCGCCGTTCGACCCGTTCTTCGACGCCGACCACCGGCCCGAGGACTACCTGGTCGCGGACCTCGGCGCGGGGCCCGTGGGGTACATCAGGCTCGGCTTCCCCACCCGCCTCGCCTGCAACAGGCACGTACGGCAGATCCAGGGCCTCGCCGTCGCCGAGGAGGCGCGCGGGCGGGGCCTGGCACGCGCCCTGCTGCGCGCCGCCTGCGACGAGGCGCGCCGCCGGGGAGCGACCCGCCTCACCCTGCGCGTCCTCGGGCACAACGCGCCCGCGCGCGCCCTGTACGCCTCCGAGGGCTTCGCCGTCGAGGGGGTCCTGCCGGGGGAGTTCCTGCTCGACGGGGCCTACGTGGACGACGTGTTCATGGGGCGGTCGCTCACGACGTGA
- a CDS encoding TIGR01777 family oxidoreductase codes for MSLSAGPSRPSPSPRPRVAVTGAGGLIGSALVRSLRADGHEVVRLVRRPPRGADEVEWDPKRQYVDVAGLAGCDAVVHLAGAGVGDRRWSEAYKREIRDSRVLGTAAIAEAVAALDVPPRVLVCGSAIGYYGDTGTRAVDESAPAGHGFLPSVCVEWEEAAAAAEEAGIRVAFARTGLVVAARGGAWGRLFPLFRAGLGGRLGDGRQYWSFIALHDEVAALRHLVDTPDLAGPVNLTAPEPVTNREVTAAMSRVLHRPAVLHVPAPALRLALGGFAEDVLGSQRVLPRRLLESGFRFAFPTVESAIRAAA; via the coding sequence ATGTCTCTTTCCGCGGGCCCGTCCCGCCCCTCCCCGTCCCCCCGCCCGCGGGTCGCCGTCACCGGCGCGGGCGGACTGATCGGTTCCGCCCTGGTGCGCTCCCTGCGGGCGGACGGGCACGAGGTCGTACGGCTGGTGCGCCGCCCGCCGCGCGGCGCCGACGAGGTCGAATGGGACCCGAAGCGGCAGTACGTGGACGTGGCCGGGCTGGCCGGCTGCGACGCCGTCGTCCATCTGGCGGGCGCCGGGGTGGGCGACCGGCGCTGGTCGGAGGCGTACAAGCGGGAGATCCGCGACAGCCGGGTGCTCGGTACGGCCGCCATCGCCGAGGCGGTGGCGGCCCTGGACGTACCGCCGCGCGTCCTGGTGTGCGGGTCGGCCATCGGCTACTACGGCGACACGGGCACCCGCGCGGTGGACGAGTCCGCCCCGGCGGGGCACGGGTTCCTGCCGTCGGTGTGCGTGGAGTGGGAGGAGGCGGCCGCGGCGGCCGAGGAGGCCGGGATCCGCGTCGCCTTCGCCCGTACGGGTCTGGTGGTCGCCGCGCGGGGCGGCGCGTGGGGGCGGCTGTTCCCGCTGTTCCGCGCGGGACTGGGCGGGCGGCTGGGGGACGGCCGCCAGTACTGGAGCTTCATCGCCCTGCACGACGAGGTGGCCGCGCTGCGGCACCTGGTGGACACCCCGGACCTGGCGGGCCCGGTGAACCTCACCGCTCCGGAGCCGGTCACCAACCGGGAGGTGACGGCCGCGATGAGCCGCGTCCTGCACCGCCCGGCCGTGCTCCACGTCCCGGCGCCCGCGCTGCGGCTGGCGCTCGGCGGCTTCGCCGAGGACGTGCTGGGCAGCCAGCGGGTCCTGCCGCGCCGCCTGCTGGAGTCGGGCTTCCGCTTCGCGTTCCCGACGGTGGAGTCGGCGATCCGCGCCGCCGCGTGA
- a CDS encoding NAD(P)/FAD-dependent oxidoreductase: MLSTADHADVVIVGAGLAGLAAAHHLTGAGLSVRVLESAPRVGGRMATDDVDGFRLDRVGPLLTAPYPEPLRVAGVDAGALRRFQPGVLVHSAGRLHRTGEVRGGPRGPLTRARALAGGPRPLDQARLGASLARLAGTPTDRLLARRERPASEALAARGLPARTVATFVRPLLSALLGDPELTTSSRCADLALRGFARGRLCVPAGGAARLPERLAAALPAGTVRTGVRVKDASISRVVTAEHGEITCRSLVVATGARAAAELLPGLRVPGFHPVTVLHHTAPVTPLAAPALVLDADRSGPVSHTAVMSEVDPARAPGGRVLITSTVLGPPPEELEARVRLHLAALYGTGTGDWELLAVRHDPEAVPAMPAPHDLRRPVRLLAGLYVCGDHRDVSSPQGALRSGRRAAQAILRDLGVPPAAPAAEDGRAA; this comes from the coding sequence GTGCTCAGTACCGCAGACCACGCGGACGTCGTCATCGTCGGAGCCGGCCTCGCGGGGCTGGCCGCGGCTCACCATCTGACCGGTGCGGGACTCTCCGTGCGGGTCCTGGAGTCCGCCCCGCGGGTCGGCGGGCGGATGGCCACCGACGACGTCGACGGGTTCCGGCTCGACCGCGTCGGGCCGCTGCTCACCGCGCCGTACCCGGAGCCGCTGCGCGTCGCCGGGGTGGACGCGGGCGCCCTGCGCCGGTTCCAGCCGGGCGTGCTGGTGCACAGCGCCGGGCGGCTGCACCGCACGGGGGAGGTCCGCGGCGGCCCGCGGGGGCCGCTCACCCGCGCGCGGGCGCTCGCCGGCGGCCCCCGGCCGCTGGACCAGGCGCGCCTCGGCGCCTCGCTGGCCCGCCTCGCCGGGACCCCCACGGACCGGCTGCTGGCCCGCCGGGAGCGCCCCGCCTCGGAGGCCCTGGCCGCCCGCGGGCTGCCGGCGCGCACGGTCGCCACGTTCGTACGGCCGCTGCTGAGCGCCCTGCTCGGCGACCCGGAGCTGACGACGTCCAGCCGGTGCGCCGACCTGGCGCTGCGCGGGTTCGCGCGGGGGCGGCTGTGCGTACCGGCGGGCGGGGCCGCGCGGCTGCCGGAGCGGCTGGCGGCGGCCCTCCCGGCGGGGACGGTCCGCACCGGGGTGCGGGTCAAGGACGCGTCGATCAGTCGGGTCGTCACGGCGGAGCACGGCGAGATCACCTGCCGGTCGCTGGTCGTCGCGACGGGCGCGCGGGCGGCGGCGGAGCTGCTGCCGGGGCTGCGCGTGCCGGGCTTCCACCCGGTGACGGTCCTCCACCACACCGCGCCCGTCACCCCGCTGGCGGCGCCGGCGCTGGTGCTGGACGCCGACCGGTCGGGACCCGTGTCGCACACGGCGGTGATGAGCGAGGTGGACCCGGCGCGGGCGCCCGGCGGCCGGGTGCTGATCACCTCCACGGTGCTCGGCCCGCCCCCCGAGGAGCTGGAGGCACGCGTACGGCTCCACCTGGCGGCGCTGTACGGGACGGGGACGGGCGACTGGGAGCTGCTGGCGGTGCGCCACGACCCGGAGGCCGTGCCCGCCATGCCGGCCCCGCACGACCTGCGGCGCCCGGTGCGGCTGCTGGCGGGCCTGTACGTGTGCGGCGACCACCGGGACGTCAGCTCCCCGCAGGGCGCCCTCCGCTCCGGCCGCCGGGCGGCCCAGGCGATCCTCCGGGACCTCGGCGTGCCCCCGGCCGCCCCGGCCGCGGAGGACGGACGGGCGGCCTGA
- a CDS encoding regulator, translated as MTDRPPQRNPNRQLAALIAEAGFSNAGLARRVDQLGLEHGLDLRYDKTSVTRWLRGQQPRGTTPALIAEVFTRRLGRRLSAQDLGLDACAPVYAGLEFAATPEEAVDIVSGLWRKDSGSHTELRKIAFTPAGLVVPSRDWLIGRADEHVGRGERADAAPPAPGAPLAPGRVPAQGRPPGLGGPGGGGLGGPGAGRAAGPHRVGPGGGPGGSGGLPGGPGGSGGSGGLPGVPGGTPAAGGYPQAGTAGRTVPAARSGHHGPAAPDPAGDPAPASRRRGGESGPGMRVTAGDIAALRSVGELFRTLDHAYGGGHARQALVRYLEHEAEPMLRGSYGEVIGRRLFGAVADLTRLAGWTSYDIGAHGLAQRYFVQALRLSQAAGDRAYGSYVLVTMSRQAVYLGHGREAVQLARVAQQGAGQAAPQAVQALLHAVEARGHAVLGEGRACASSLVRAERALEATRPGEEVPPWARAFGEAQLADEAAHCHRDLQQHRAAAQYAERALRLYPPGHARSRAFCKAVLATARLALGELEQACVLGAEAARQAADMRSARADEYVRDFERRLEAHRDAVPVRTYRERVAALD; from the coding sequence ATGACGGATCGACCCCCGCAGCGCAACCCCAACCGCCAGCTCGCCGCCCTGATCGCGGAAGCCGGGTTCTCCAACGCAGGTCTTGCCAGACGGGTGGATCAGCTCGGCCTCGAGCACGGACTCGACCTCCGCTACGACAAGACCTCCGTCACGAGGTGGCTGCGCGGCCAGCAGCCGCGCGGCACCACCCCCGCGCTGATCGCCGAGGTCTTCACCCGGCGCCTCGGGCGGCGGCTGTCGGCCCAGGACCTGGGCCTCGACGCCTGCGCGCCCGTCTACGCGGGCCTGGAGTTCGCCGCCACGCCCGAGGAGGCCGTCGACATCGTCAGCGGCCTGTGGCGCAAGGACTCCGGCAGCCACACCGAGCTGCGGAAGATCGCGTTCACACCGGCGGGGCTGGTGGTGCCCAGCCGCGACTGGCTCATCGGCCGGGCCGACGAGCACGTCGGCCGCGGGGAGCGGGCGGACGCCGCCCCGCCCGCCCCCGGCGCGCCCCTCGCGCCGGGCCGCGTCCCCGCCCAGGGGCGCCCGCCGGGCCTCGGCGGGCCCGGCGGCGGTGGCCTCGGCGGGCCCGGTGCGGGCCGGGCGGCCGGCCCGCACCGCGTCGGCCCGGGAGGCGGTCCGGGCGGCTCGGGCGGTCTGCCGGGCGGTCCGGGCGGCTCGGGCGGCTCGGGCGGTCTGCCGGGCGTCCCTGGTGGGACGCCGGCCGCGGGCGGGTACCCGCAGGCGGGCACGGCCGGCCGGACCGTCCCCGCGGCCCGGTCCGGGCACCACGGCCCCGCCGCCCCCGACCCGGCCGGCGACCCCGCCCCGGCGTCCCGCCGGCGCGGCGGCGAGAGCGGTCCCGGGATGCGGGTCACCGCGGGGGACATCGCCGCGCTCCGCTCGGTGGGCGAGCTGTTCCGCACCCTGGACCACGCCTACGGCGGCGGGCACGCGCGGCAGGCCCTCGTCCGGTACCTGGAGCACGAGGCCGAGCCCATGCTGCGCGGCAGCTACGGGGAGGTGATCGGGCGCAGGCTCTTCGGCGCGGTCGCCGACCTGACCCGGCTGGCCGGGTGGACGTCGTACGACATCGGCGCGCACGGGCTGGCCCAGCGGTACTTCGTGCAGGCCCTGCGGCTGTCGCAGGCGGCGGGCGACCGGGCCTACGGCTCGTACGTCCTGGTCACGATGAGCCGCCAGGCCGTGTACCTGGGCCACGGGCGGGAGGCCGTGCAGCTCGCGCGCGTCGCCCAGCAGGGCGCGGGGCAGGCGGCGCCCCAGGCCGTCCAGGCGCTGCTGCACGCGGTGGAGGCGCGGGGGCACGCCGTCCTGGGGGAGGGGCGGGCCTGCGCGTCCTCGCTCGTGCGGGCCGAGCGGGCGCTGGAGGCCACCCGGCCGGGCGAGGAGGTGCCGCCGTGGGCGCGGGCCTTCGGCGAGGCCCAGCTCGCCGACGAGGCCGCGCACTGCCACCGGGACCTCCAGCAGCACCGGGCCGCCGCGCAGTACGCGGAGCGGGCGCTGCGGCTGTACCCGCCGGGGCACGCCCGCAGCCGCGCCTTCTGCAAGGCCGTCCTGGCCACGGCCCGGCTGGCGCTGGGTGAGCTGGAGCAGGCGTGCGTGCTGGGCGCGGAGGCGGCCCGGCAGGCGGCGGACATGCGGTCCGCGCGCGCCGACGAGTACGTGCGGGACTTCGAGCGGCGGCTGGAGGCCCACCGGGACGCGGTTCCGGTGCGGACCTACCGCGAGCGCGTGGCCGCGCTGGACTGA
- the lipB gene encoding lipoyl(octanoyl) transferase LipB, translating to MSELRFVHLGFGEDAVDYREAWEKQREVHAARFADEVPDTCLLLEHPPVYTAGRRTEESERPLDGTPVVDVDRGGKITWHGPGQLVGYPILKLPRPVDVVAHVRRLEEALIRTAAEFGLATTRIEGRSGVWVLGDPVEERPSYGGLSLDFDPRLTDEEFDPRLSGPEYAPSNAGQRREDRKLAAIGIRVAKGVTMHGFALNVNPDNTWFDRIVPCGIRDAGVTSLANELGRDVTIAEVLPVAERHLREVLENAEPRPREVDRTPGVPVRSPGGAPADAVPAAAAAGGTGAADAAGPAPRGAVTA from the coding sequence GTGAGCGAGCTGCGATTCGTCCATCTGGGGTTCGGAGAGGACGCCGTGGACTACCGGGAGGCGTGGGAGAAGCAGCGCGAGGTCCACGCCGCCCGCTTCGCGGACGAGGTCCCCGACACCTGCCTGCTGCTGGAGCACCCGCCCGTGTACACGGCGGGGCGGCGCACCGAGGAGAGCGAGCGCCCCCTCGACGGCACGCCGGTCGTGGACGTGGACCGGGGCGGCAAGATCACCTGGCACGGCCCCGGCCAGCTCGTGGGCTACCCGATCCTGAAGCTGCCCCGCCCGGTGGACGTCGTCGCGCACGTGCGGCGGCTGGAGGAGGCGCTGATCCGCACGGCGGCGGAGTTCGGCCTGGCCACCACCCGGATCGAGGGCCGCAGCGGTGTGTGGGTGCTCGGCGACCCGGTGGAGGAGCGCCCCTCCTACGGCGGGCTGTCGCTGGACTTCGACCCGAGGCTGACCGACGAGGAGTTCGACCCGCGCCTCAGCGGCCCCGAGTACGCCCCGTCCAACGCCGGGCAGCGCCGGGAGGACCGCAAGCTGGCGGCCATCGGCATCCGCGTCGCGAAGGGCGTCACGATGCACGGCTTCGCGCTGAACGTGAACCCGGACAACACCTGGTTCGACCGGATCGTCCCCTGCGGCATCCGGGACGCGGGCGTCACCTCGCTCGCGAACGAGCTGGGCCGCGACGTCACGATCGCGGAGGTCCTGCCGGTGGCGGAGCGCCATCTGCGGGAGGTGCTGGAGAACGCGGAGCCCAGGCCCCGCGAGGTCGACCGGACGCCCGGCGTGCCCGTACGCTCGCCCGGCGGCGCACCGGCGGACGCCGTGCCGGCCGCGGCGGCCGCCGGGGGGACCGGGGCAGCCGATGCGGCCGGGCCGGCGCCGCGGGGGGCGGTCACCGCCTGA
- the lipA gene encoding lipoyl synthase, producing the protein MSAVAPDGRKMLRLEVRNSQTPIERKPEWIKTRAKMGPEYNQLQKLVKSEGLHTVCQEAGCPNIFECWEDREATFLIGGDQCTRRCDFCQIDTGKPQALDRDEPRRVGESVVAMDLNYATITGVARDDLEDGGAWLYAETVRQIHAMTADREGGHTKVELLIPDFNAVPEQLAEVFSSRPEVLAHNVETVPRIFKRIRPGFRYERSLEVITRAREAGLVTKSNLILGMGETREEISEALHDLHEAGCELITITQYLRPSVRHHPVERWVKPQEFVELQEEAEEIGYSGVMSGPLVRSSYRAGRLFQQAMEARGASAKAAPAV; encoded by the coding sequence GTGTCCGCAGTCGCACCCGACGGACGCAAGATGCTGCGCCTGGAGGTCCGGAACAGCCAGACCCCCATCGAGCGCAAGCCCGAGTGGATCAAGACGCGGGCGAAGATGGGCCCGGAGTACAACCAGCTCCAGAAGCTCGTCAAGAGCGAGGGCCTGCACACGGTCTGCCAGGAGGCGGGCTGTCCCAACATCTTCGAGTGCTGGGAGGACCGCGAGGCCACGTTCCTCATCGGCGGCGACCAGTGCACGCGGCGCTGCGACTTCTGCCAGATCGACACCGGCAAGCCGCAGGCCCTCGACCGCGACGAGCCGCGCCGCGTCGGCGAGTCCGTCGTGGCGATGGACCTGAACTACGCCACGATCACCGGCGTCGCCCGCGACGACCTGGAGGACGGCGGCGCCTGGCTGTACGCGGAGACCGTGCGGCAGATCCACGCGATGACCGCCGACCGCGAGGGCGGCCACACCAAGGTCGAGCTGCTGATCCCCGACTTCAACGCGGTGCCGGAGCAGCTCGCCGAGGTCTTCTCGTCCCGCCCCGAGGTGCTCGCGCACAACGTGGAGACGGTGCCCCGCATCTTCAAGCGGATCCGCCCCGGCTTCCGCTACGAGCGGTCGCTGGAGGTCATCACGCGGGCGCGCGAGGCCGGTCTGGTGACCAAGTCGAACCTGATCCTCGGCATGGGCGAGACCCGTGAGGAGATCAGCGAGGCGCTGCACGACCTGCACGAGGCCGGTTGCGAGCTGATCACCATCACCCAGTACCTGCGTCCGTCCGTGCGCCACCACCCGGTGGAGCGGTGGGTGAAGCCGCAGGAGTTCGTGGAGCTGCAGGAGGAGGCCGAGGAGATCGGCTACTCCGGTGTCATGTCGGGCCCGCTGGTCCGCTCCTCGTACCGCGCCGGCCGGCTGTTCCAGCAGGCCATGGAGGCGCGCGGCGCGTCGGCAAAGGCCGCCCCGGCGGTGTGA
- a CDS encoding DUF4191 domain-containing protein → MARKSNSDSGDAAANPGRLKQIALTYKMTRRSDPKVGLVIAGVGIVVFGALLGIGFLIGHPVYLGILGFLLAFLAMAIVFGRRAERAAFGQMEGQPGAAAAVLQNVGRGWTTTPAVAMNRSQDVIHRAVGRAGIVLVAEGNPNRLKSLLAAEKKRMARIVVDVPVHDIVVGDGEGQVPLKKVRTTMLKLPRVLTAAQVTSVNDRLRAMGDLMSNMPIPKGPMPKGMRMPRGGKMR, encoded by the coding sequence ATGGCGAGGAAGTCGAATTCAGACAGCGGTGACGCCGCTGCGAACCCCGGGCGACTGAAGCAGATCGCTCTGACGTACAAGATGACCCGGCGGAGCGACCCGAAGGTCGGGCTCGTCATCGCGGGCGTGGGTATCGTCGTGTTCGGCGCCCTCCTCGGGATCGGCTTCCTGATCGGGCACCCGGTCTACCTGGGCATCCTGGGCTTCCTGCTGGCCTTCCTCGCGATGGCGATCGTCTTCGGGCGGCGGGCCGAGCGGGCTGCCTTCGGGCAGATGGAGGGCCAGCCGGGCGCCGCCGCGGCCGTCCTGCAGAACGTGGGCCGCGGCTGGACGACCACCCCGGCGGTGGCGATGAACCGCAGCCAGGACGTGATCCACCGGGCGGTCGGGCGGGCCGGCATCGTCCTGGTCGCCGAGGGCAACCCGAACCGGCTCAAGAGCCTGCTCGCGGCCGAGAAGAAGCGGATGGCCCGGATCGTGGTGGACGTGCCGGTGCACGACATCGTCGTCGGCGACGGCGAGGGCCAGGTGCCGCTGAAGAAGGTCCGCACGACGATGCTGAAGCTGCCGCGCGTGCTGACCGCGGCGCAGGTCACGTCGGTCAACGACCGGCTGCGGGCCATGGGCGACCTGATGAGCAACATGCCGATTCCGAAGGGTCCCATGCCGAAGGGCATGCGCATGCCGCGCGGCGGGAAGATGCGCTGA
- a CDS encoding RDD family protein, whose protein sequence is MDNRHVIGSWLSGPRAAAEEMGADFGYRGERLGLPEEGPGSVAPLGRRFGALFVDWSLCMLIAYGLITRGDWSASGNWALGVLFVLGLLTVGTVGSTPGKRLLGLRVIAEDGQRLGFGRAAVRTALLCLAIPALIWDRDGRGLHDRLARAVQVRMM, encoded by the coding sequence GTGGACAACAGGCATGTCATCGGATCGTGGCTCTCCGGCCCCCGCGCGGCGGCCGAGGAGATGGGCGCCGACTTCGGCTACCGCGGCGAGCGGCTCGGGCTGCCGGAGGAGGGCCCCGGTTCCGTCGCGCCCCTCGGGCGGCGCTTCGGCGCCCTCTTCGTCGACTGGTCGCTGTGCATGCTCATCGCATACGGGCTGATCACCCGAGGTGACTGGAGCGCGTCGGGGAACTGGGCCCTGGGCGTGCTGTTCGTCCTCGGCCTCCTCACCGTGGGCACCGTCGGCAGCACGCCCGGCAAGCGGCTCCTCGGGCTGCGCGTCATCGCCGAGGACGGGCAGCGCCTCGGTTTCGGCCGCGCCGCCGTCCGCACGGCCCTGCTGTGCCTGGCGATCCCGGCCCTGATCTGGGACCGCGACGGCCGCGGCCTCCACGACCGGCTCGCCCGCGCGGTCCAGGTGCGGATGATGTAG
- the glnA gene encoding type I glutamate--ammonia ligase, producing the protein MFQNADEAQKFIADEDVKFVDVRFCDLPGVMQHFTIPAKAFDPAEELAFDGSSIRGFQAIHESDMALRADLSTARLDPFRRDKTLNINFFIHDPITGEQYSRDPRNIAKKAEAYLASTGIADTAFFGPEAEFYVFDSVRFSTSANEGFYHIDSEAGAWNTGALEDNRGYKVRYKGGYFPAPPVDHFADLRAEISLELEKAGLEVERQHHEVGTAGQAEINYKFNTLLAAADDLMLFKYIVKNVAWRNGKTATFMPKPIFGDNGSGMHVHQSLWSGGQPLFYDEQGYAGLSDMARYYIGGILKHAPSLLAFTNPTVNSYHRLVPGFEAPVNLVYSQRNRSAAMRIPITGSNAKAKRVEFRAPDPSSNPYLAFSALLLAGLDGIKNKIEPAEPIDKDLYELAPEEHAGVAQVPTTLSAVLDALEADNEYLQAGGVFTPDLIETWIDYKRTHEIEPIQLRPHPHEFELYFDL; encoded by the coding sequence ATGTTCCAGAACGCCGACGAAGCCCAGAAGTTCATCGCGGACGAGGACGTCAAGTTCGTCGATGTCCGCTTCTGCGACCTGCCTGGCGTGATGCAGCACTTCACGATCCCGGCCAAGGCTTTCGACCCGGCCGAGGAGCTGGCCTTCGACGGCTCGTCGATCCGCGGTTTCCAGGCCATCCACGAGTCCGACATGGCGCTGCGCGCGGACCTGTCGACGGCGCGTCTCGACCCGTTCCGCCGGGACAAGACGCTGAACATCAACTTCTTCATCCACGACCCGATCACGGGTGAGCAGTACAGCCGCGACCCGCGCAACATCGCGAAGAAGGCGGAGGCCTACCTGGCCTCCACCGGCATCGCCGACACCGCGTTCTTCGGTCCCGAGGCGGAGTTCTACGTCTTCGACTCGGTCCGCTTCAGCACCTCCGCGAACGAGGGCTTCTACCACATCGACTCCGAGGCGGGCGCCTGGAACACCGGCGCGCTGGAGGACAACCGCGGGTACAAGGTCCGCTACAAGGGCGGCTACTTCCCGGCCCCGCCGGTCGACCACTTCGCCGACCTGCGCGCGGAGATCTCCCTGGAGCTGGAGAAGGCCGGCCTGGAGGTCGAGCGCCAGCACCACGAGGTCGGCACCGCCGGCCAGGCGGAGATCAACTACAAGTTCAACACGCTGCTCGCCGCGGCCGACGACCTGATGCTCTTCAAGTACATCGTGAAGAACGTCGCCTGGCGCAACGGCAAGACCGCGACCTTCATGCCGAAGCCGATCTTCGGTGACAACGGTTCGGGCATGCACGTCCACCAGTCCCTGTGGTCCGGCGGCCAGCCGCTCTTCTACGACGAGCAGGGCTACGCCGGCCTGTCGGACATGGCCCGCTACTACATCGGCGGCATCCTGAAGCACGCCCCGTCGCTGCTGGCCTTCACCAACCCGACGGTCAACTCGTACCACCGCCTGGTGCCGGGCTTCGAGGCGCCGGTGAACCTGGTGTACTCGCAGCGCAACCGCTCGGCCGCGATGCGCATCCCGATCACCGGCTCGAACGCGAAGGCCAAGCGCGTCGAGTTCCGCGCGCCGGACCCGTCCTCCAACCCGTACCTGGCCTTCTCGGCCCTCCTCCTCGCGGGCCTGGACGGCATCAAGAACAAGATCGAGCCGGCGGAGCCGATCGACAAGGACCTGTACGAGCTGGCCCCCGAGGAGCACGCGGGTGTCGCCCAGGTCCCGACGACCCTCTCCGCGGTCCTCGACGCCCTGGAGGCCGACAACGAGTACCTCCAGGCGGGCGGCGTCTTCACGCCCGACCTGATCGAGACCTGGATCGACTACAAGCGCACCCACGAGATCGAGCCCATCCAGCTCCGCCCGCACCCCCACGAGTTCGAGCTGTACTTCGACCTCTGA
- a CDS encoding arsenate reductase family protein: MEIWINPACSKCRSALRLLDEEGAEYTVRRYLEDVPSADEIRAVLDRLGLEPWDITRTGEQEARELGLTAWPRDAASRDRWVEALAAHPKLIQRPLITADDGTAVVGRSEEAVRDALSRS; this comes from the coding sequence ATGGAGATCTGGATCAATCCCGCCTGTTCCAAGTGCCGGAGCGCGCTGCGCCTCCTCGACGAGGAGGGCGCCGAGTACACCGTCCGCCGGTACCTGGAGGACGTGCCGTCCGCCGACGAGATCCGCGCGGTGCTGGACCGCCTCGGGCTGGAGCCGTGGGACATCACGCGCACCGGGGAGCAGGAGGCGAGGGAGCTGGGCCTCACGGCGTGGCCGCGCGACGCGGCCTCGCGCGACCGGTGGGTGGAGGCGCTCGCCGCGCACCCGAAGCTCATCCAGCGGCCCCTCATCACCGCCGACGACGGCACGGCGGTCGTCGGCCGCTCCGAGGAGGCGGTACGGGACGCCCTGTCCCGCTCGTAG